The nucleotide sequence CCACAGAAAGTAGGAAAAACACTGCTCCCCCTTCTTCGTGCGGACGGGGCACCGAGCGTGAGAGTGGGAAACATCCAGCTCTTGGGTACGTCCCATGCTGCTGCCCAGATCTTCACAGGAAACCCAACGTGCTGTTTAGTTGGTTACAAAATTAactcctccctcccagccccccgAAGTCAGTCTCGGGAAATCAAGGTGCTTAATAACCACgatcctctttcttttcctgccttgcCCAGCTCTGCTTTACAGAGCTTTCGGGAGGCTCTCCTACTGCCCTCTGTGGGCTTCACTGCAAAGTACCCTCTCTCAGCCTCGAGGCGTGTGTTGGGAACGGAGTCCCTCGCAAACCTTGGCTTCTCTTCTCTCACGGCCGTGAGCTGAAGCTGCTTATTAAAATGAGCACCTCGTAGCACAAGGCTAACGGTAGCCCTGCTTTGGCTGCCGACGCAATAAGGAGCCTAAGAGAAGGCATCTGTGAAGGATTTCACGGCAGAGATGGAAGAATTAGTGAAAAGTGAGGAAGGGTTGCCTTGGGGGACGCGAGGTCCTGCATTCATTTCGGTCGGTGTGCTTTATTTCAGGGATTCCTTGTGATTTTCAGGGTTTCGATCAGAAGCTCTCTGCCCACTCACACAGCGGCAGCGGGCTGCGCGCGGAGCCCCAGACAGCCGCACACTGACTCGGCGGCCGCGCAGCGTCGGGGCGCTGCGATCCCGCCGGGCCGGGTGGGGCTTCGCGCTGCGGGGCTGCAGCACCCCCTGCAGGGCCCGGCCGCAGCACCCGGTGTCCCAGGATCACGGCCAGGTGCCGTGCGGCTTCCCGGTGTCGTTCTGGGCTCCGTGCCCTGTGGTGCCCCAACGCGGACAGCCCGGCTCGTTCCGGAGCCGGGGTACAGGCAGGGCTCCTCCTGGGAGCGCCCCGCTTCTCCCCGCGATGTCCCTCgggtttgtttttaagcaaaagaGAACCATCCGTGCCGCGCCGCAGGGGCCGAGCCGAGCCGTGCCTGGCACGGCCAGGCGGGGCTACAgcgccggggccgggcggggcggcgggcggagcCGGGGGAGCGGGCACCTCCCCGGGGCGGGGCGGCTCTGGCACGGCACGGCTCGGCACGGCCTGCCCCCGCACAGCCCCTACCGGCCGGGtagggccgggccgggccgggctgagCTGAAGGAGGAGGGCGGGGGTTGGGGAGAGGTTCCGTGCCGCTGCGCTCAGCCCGGCGCGGCTCGGGAACGCGGCGAGCGACTGGCACGGACTAAAGTTATCCCGGAATAAGGCTGCACGCATGTGCTGTCACCCCGGATGTGAACATGCCGGCCCGGCTCCCCACTAGCTCGCTCCGCCCGACTGTAGCGGGTGGGCCGAGCCGAGCCGTGCCGAGCCGAGCCGTGCCAAGCCGTGCCAAGCGCGCCGGCGGCCGTACATAGCCCCTGAGGGGCCGGGACGGGCAGGGGCCGCGAGGGACGAGGTGCGAGAGGCTCCTCCGGCCGGGGGGCAGCCCCGGGGGGTCGGGCAGCAACCCCCGGCACGGCCCGGCACGGCCCCGCTCGGCCCGGGGCGCCGGGAGCCGGGGNNNNNNNNNNNNNNNNNNNNNNNNNNNNNNNNNNNNNNNNNNNNNNNNNNNNNNNNNNNNNNNNNNNNNNNNNNNNNNNNNNNNNNNNNNNNNNNNNNNNNNNNNNNNNNNNNNNNNNNNNNNNNNNNNNNNNNNNNNNNNNNNNNNNNNNNNNNNNNNNNNNNNNNNNNNNNNNNNNNNNNNNNNNNNNNNNNNNNNNNNNNNNNNNNNNNNNNNNNNNNNNNNNNNNNNNNNNNNNNNNNNNNNNNNNNNNNNNNNNNNNNNNNNNNNNNNNNNNNNNNNNNNNNNNNNNNNNNNNNNNNNNNNNNNNNNNNNNNNNNNNNNNNNNNNNNNNNNNNNNNNNNNNNNNNNNNNNNNNNNNNNNNNNNNNNNNNNNNNNNNNNNNNNNNNNNNNNNNNNNNNNNNNNNNNNNNNNNNNNNNNNNNNNNNNNNNNNNNNNNNNNNNNNNNNNNNNNNNNNNNNNNNNNNNNNNNNNNNNNNNNNNNNNNNNNNNNNNNNNNNNNNNNNNNNNNNNNNNNNNNNNNNNNNNNNNNNNNNNNNNNNNNNNNNNNNNNNNNNNNNNNNNNNNNNNNNNNNNNNNNNNNNNNNNNNNNNNNNNNNNNNNNNNNNNNNNNNNNNNNNNNNNNNNNNNNNNNNNNNNNNNNNNNNNNNNNNNNNNNNNNNNNNNNNNNNNNNNNNNNNNNNNNNNNNNNNNNNNNNNNNNNNNNNNNNNNNNNNNNNNNNNNNNNNNNNNNNNNNNNNNNNNNNNNNNNNNNNNNNNNNNNNNNNNNNNNNNNNNNNNNNNNNNNNNNNNNNNNNNNNNNNNNNNNNTTTTTTGCATTGACATTTAGATCCTTGTTTTTGACGCCCCAAAAAGCTTTAAAGTAGAAGGCTCATATCCACATTAATTATCTTCTGGCAGTTCCTGACACGTGTCTTGCCACAGgtaaataaaatctaaaatgaCTGCGCTAGGCTAAATACTGCATATGAACTCCAAAGGACTGGAGCATCTGCTCTAAGCTGGGATAGGCATTCGTGTTAGATTTCTGTGTGTAATGCAGACAGTGCATACattattccaaaaaaaaaagagaaaaattgcaTGCTTTTTGGTATCAATTGATTGTGACCAGGGCTATCTGCAGGATTGTAACAGGAGACTCTCTTCTTCCATTGCAACGTGTAAACCTGGAGGTGAAACTTCCCTTGTGTTCTGtttgaatgttttctgcatctcATCTTTTAGGATACTCAGCAATAAAGAATACTTGGGGACAATCGTTGCCTGGCTTCCTAATCTGCTAACTAGAACTTGGAAAGAAGACGTTTTTGAAAGTCACTGGTAGAAACAGCTGATCTGTTTATAGGAGATGAGAGCTCTGTGCCGGGAGTGCAATTGGCCTTTGCTTGGCTGCCCAGAAAGGTAGACTCTGGAGATCATGGAGGTTTCCAACCAGTCTAGGATAGGCTGATGGAAGAGCACAGCCTTCTTGGGAAGAAGAGAGGTGATAGTCAGTGTGAGGTTAATTTCTGAGATCAGGAAGAACGCCTACAGTGATCTTAACCAAATTATGTTTAAAGTCTCTCCCAGCACAGGTCATTCTGAGCTATGTCCTCCTCACCATGGTGAGTGTATGGGTTAGCCAAGGGCAGGACCCTTTAATTAATGCCAGTGGTGATCAGTGGGATTAATTCAGAGAGCAAGTGAGAGCCAGATCAGTGGCTTGCAGCATAGTGGGGAGCCCAGTCTGTGAAGTCAGACTGCAAACAAAGTTGCAAACTCCAAGATGTGTTTGACAgatcttgctttattttccctAAATATCCTGCTGTAGTGTTTTCTAGGACAGGTAGTGGGAAGCAGCAAAGCACATCCACACCATTTAACTTGccttacatttcattttttcctgctttcacaTAACCACAGGTTTCAGTGAGCCCAGCATGGCCAACTCATCCCGGATGCAGAACGCGGTTCCTCGGCCTGGCTTCTCCGCCTTGCACCGCCTGCGGAAGAAGCGGAAAGGCCAGCGCGTGAAGGACCCGCTCGACGACCTCCTGCTGAAGACCCTGACTTCACAGCGGGCCATGGAGGAGCGTTTCTTGCAGATGGAGGAGCGGCGGTTCCAGCGGGACCTGGACGTGGAGGAGCGCCggatgcagctggagcagcGGCGCTTCGAGCTGGAGCGGGAGCACGAGTTCCGCATGTTCAACGTTTTCGCCCAGATGCTCAGCATCCTGAAGCAGAGCCACGGCAGTGCAACCCCTTCCCTCGCGATGCCTCCAGGCCTGGACTTCAGCCAAATGCTGTCGGAACTCATGGGCCGGGCGGGAGGAGGCAACCTGCGGGGACCGAGGGCCCGAGGGCCGGCCAGGAGCTGGGGTGACATGTGCAGCTTCTGCCCCCTGGGGGGGTTCCAGCGCAGCCCATACCTCTCCGCTCGCGGCAACGTCGCCAACATCTTCCGGGGCTCTGACGAGGAGGGGTACAAAGCGTACCACGCTGACAAGTATGATGAAGACACAAACCCCAATGTGAGTGAGTCTCAGAGTGTTTTCCCAGCTCACAGAAGCGTGGTGGGTCAAGGTGTTTGTTCTAGGAGTGAAACAGAAAGTAACCATGCCGGTCATTTGTATGTCAAAGCCGAACGTTCTGTTCGGTGCAGGTTTGCGTGCCCTGGTTTTCCCATCGGAGCAGCGGCAGCGGCAGACCTGCAAGGTGCAGCAACACACAATGCTCCTATTCCTTCCTTGTTATCCTACCTTGTTATCCCCTCCGTCACCAGCTGTGTGATTATTGCTGGTGATGGGTGGTGGTTGagacaaaacaagaacagtGGGGTATTTAAAAAACCTTAACTAACACTCTAGACTTTTCCTGCCTGTTTCAGCATTGCTGCTCAGTGAGCAGCTCCTCACACGCCTCCTGGCGGCACAGAGGCTGAGTGTCAATGTTCGGTGCTGAATAAGTAACAAGTACAGTGaatggaaataatgttttatctGGGGATTACTTTTAAATAGATCCTGCGTTCCGAACCTGAACaacttgaaaatgtgaaaatgttttattctgacCCCCTAACTGCAGGCAGGGGGGTGAAAACTAGATTAGGATCCAAAAACGCAGCTATATTTTTATAAGAGATGCATTGTGAGGCACAAACTGCCACTTCTGCTAGCTCATCTACTGGCTTCTACTAATGGTGTAAGAAGTAGATAAATACCTAAAATTGGACTTGGCCTTTAGTAACACCATCCCCCTCCAATTGTTTAGActgcattatatatatattttttaatttatttatgcAGTTTCTTCCAGTGTTGAGAATGTGCTGGTGGACTGGAGTTCTTCAGCACCCAACGCCATGTTAAATAAGCAGGGCCAAACCTAGCTCTGGAACTGCGGGATTGCATCTCCAGAGGGGAAAACTTAATATTTTAACCATTCTTCATGACTGTGTGCTACGTGGTATATGAAAGAATGAGTGGAGTGGAACAGAATGACTGATAAACAACTAAATTTAgatgaaatgtttcaaaaacattgttttaaacTGCTGCAGAAGTGTAAACCTCAGTTTTCTTGGAACTGTTTCATGTGTGTTTTCAGTTAGATGCACACTGGTGAGTGAATTCAAGAATAAGTTAAACATTCTGTAAAGAAGCGTAAACTGTTAGTACCTACCCATTTACAGAAAGTTTATTGCCTAAGAGACTGAGTGCCTATGAACACACACCTGCTTGTACACCTCTCTAGTTACATACTACTACACGAACTGTGCTGTGACTTTTCCTTGGTAAGCTTTCTGGGGGCAACTCAGTGAAGTGATAGATAAGATGATGTACATACGTGTTGATCTTTTGTGTGCGTGTCCATAAATGATAcgctatttctttttctagggTATAATTAATTTTGGCACCAGTGAGAATAAGCTCTGCTTTGACCTGATGTCCAAACGGGTAAGTCCTATTCCTAAGAGAAATACCAAATATTCTGGGGGATTCCTCCTCAGTGTCTGTGCTTTCCTATAGTTATTGCTGCTGTTGGGGTTTCTCTGGCAAAGCTTTTCCTCCTGAATTACTTATTGTTGAAAGCCACTTCTGAATCCAGCTATTAGTACACTGATTGATGTTATTTTTCCGGGAGGGTAGGAGCAGGgagttttctgttccttttcattGTGTTTCCCTGGAGGAGTGTACTTTGCTCATTGAATTATTTAAGACTCAGtacttaaatgaaaataagatgcatttcattttctcctacTGACCGTATTGTATTTAATACGGACGTTTCAGAGCGACTTTAGACTCTTTAATTTCAAGAATCTTCACAGCTTGGGACAGAGGAAGTTGTCTCTGCCCATTATGAAGCTGCACAGTTTGAACACCCAGTTCTGAACTTATCTAAAATTtgagaggaaggcagcagcgAATGCGACATCTCATGAAATCTCTTGAAATCATACTGGGACTGCTGCTAGTCAGCTGCTTCGTTCAGTCCCATGAAACAAGTTGcacaactgttaaaaaaaaaaaagagagagagagaacaacaGAGCTGTGCCTTAGAGGGgcatttcttgatttttcattaaaattatttcttggaTTCAGCCCCCTGGGTGGGAAGCCTGCACTTTTCCTAGCTGCAGCTGCCTAGGGGGGGAAGGTAGCTGAGTGTCCGACAATCAGGCTCTACGGTTTGAAACTCGCTGTTACTCCCGTTCCTCCAATTTCCACCCTCAAAATGTTCCTTTTattcctgctcaccacaccactGACTCGGGGATGCTACCCCACTGCTCGGCCTTCCAGCTGAAGGAACAGGtaaggcagagctgctgcgtGGTGGCTGTGCGCACAGAAGGTGCTCTATGGGCTGCATAGGTTGTGCCTTCCTTCCCTCACTGTACTTTCCCCAAACTAACACAGTGTCTGCAGCAAGTAGTGCAGAGGGAGACAGCAGCTGGTCACATCTTCATTAGCCTTGTTGTGGGAATGAGCTGTAGTGTGATGAGCTGTCATGCATGTGACAAGACGCTACTGCTTCCAGCTTCATCACAGCCCAGAGTTACATAAAGGGTTCACTGAATGTAGCACCAGCTGGGattgcaggaaaaataatttgttgctGCTGAGGACAGTAAATACTCACTGTTTCCACTGAGTAAAGCAGTGTATAGGATTTCTGTCTTCAACTTTTGGCCCTTAGATTAGATAATATTCTGTGTCATGAGATCTCATGATAATCTTCATTTTGGTTGGCCTGTCTGGTATCTTAGCCCTTAGAACATTATCCTTAAGGGTTCTCCTCTTCATTACTGCATAGCCATTTTTGAtaggttttattttgcattctctAGACAAGTTTAGGAGAGAGGTCTATGGAGACGTAGTTCTGTGCTACATAGGCTTCAAGAACATCTGCAGATGAATAGTGAAACTTTCATCTCATAATGTCAGGTTGTAATTCTGCATGGGATGGGATGAAGACAGTGTCTTTAAACTCCAGAGCTTGGCACGAGTTACTAAGCACCAATACGGAATGTGGAGGATTTGTTATTACATGGTAGACTTTCACACTGCATGTTGAATATCTCTCCCCCTTTGCAATGTCACTTACTCATCACGTCTTTTTAATATTAACTCATAGACTTGGTTGTTATCAAATATTTGCAAGGTATGTTGTACATAACATTTGTTTATTCCCTTTTTGTTCACATAAAAtgtccttttctctcttccctgaTCACCGCTGCACTTTCCCTTGAGAACTTCGTAGAACTGGATTATGTGAAACCCTGAAAATTACAATCCTGAAAATGTTTAGGTAGAAGCAACATGTGTACTTTATCTAAACATAAACATAAAAAGGGGCTGTAAAGCTTTCGCACAGTTCAGGTGATTCTGACGTTAAGAACAGAATAAACTGTTTGGCATCCTTTTTGTAAATCTCTGTGCAGTGAAGTTTTGGCTGCAGCAATTTGGCAGAAGCCCCCACTTCCTATAAGCTGAAGTTATCACTGATCAGCTTGCTGTTCATTGCCCCTCCGAGCTGCCTTAATTCTGATGGTCAGTGGCTTTCTCAGTCCAGTTTTAAGGCTGTTGAAGTGTTGTGGGTGCATGACTGTGCAGAAGTGTGCCTGCCCGTGAGTTCTGTCTCCCTCTGTTTCCAGAATTGGTGACTGTGCTTTTAATGTGTCTTCCTATTGCTCACAGCTGACACAGACTGATATGAACCTCATGGAGCCACTGCTGCTTCAGTATCCCGACTGGAAGGGACACATGTTGTAAGTCCTCTCATTTCTGTAATGCTTCTCTATTTGAGTACCTGTCTAAAAACAGAATGGATGAGTACTAACCGATTCTCTTACACAGCAGGTAAAACTTTTccaggtcacagaatcatatttttattttcaaaacagtaatTGGTCATCCGACTTAAAGATCCTTTAAAAATCCagttaaaaatcattttatgtgAGAGAAGGTGATAATTTTCTGTACATTAACAAATGAGCTAACTCCAGAAAGTTCCTTGAAGCGTTGTTAACACTGAGGACTTTAATCCTTCGGTTCTCATTAACGCTCTTCAGAAACGTCTACGCAGCCGTAGCCATTGCCTGTGACACCTTTGCCATGTGTGGCAGTCACGTCTGTGGCATGGGCTGTCTGCATCAATCTTTACTGTGCCCTGGCTTTATTTTCCTGAGATGTGGACCTGGGGAAGCCCAGCCTCTTGCAGAATAAGCTGAATcaatatttgcttttgtgtCTTTCTCAGTTTACGGGAGGAAGTGGCTCGATTTTTGACCTATTACTGCAAGGCCCCTGCACCTCTTAAGGCAGAAAATGTGGGTAACCCACTTTCCATTGGTGTCTATTCTAATGTATTGCCATTTGTTATCAAACaatttcatcttatttttttaaacaagtgaTTTTGTAGTATGACAGCCTTTGATCTTGTAAATGAGATTGGATCATAGCCATTTTAGTTGCTTTTGATGCACACGTCagccaaaacatttcagttctgctgcatATTTGCCTTATTCTTTACTTTCATGTGCCAGCTCCCTATTCCATTGCTCCCACTGAGGCTTTATGTTTTTATCTCCTCATTCTGCTCTGGGACCTACTGGGCTTGTGTCCCTCAGCCTTGACAAAGAGTGCCCATTGTTTCTGATGGGTTTAATTTCATACTATTCTGCTGTTACACCTCAGGACAAAATCTGTCGTTGAGCCAATGGTAGTTTTTCCTGGCCTTGTGATGGTGTTATAAGGAAAGTATCAACATCTGAGTGTCTGCAGGACTTGCTGACCTGGGAGGGATGCAGGCTGGGCTCGATGCATGCATGAATCCTGCTTTTGCTGAGTGGTagaggcagcaggagccagTGCTCTCACTGCTCTTCTGGCTGCAGTAACTCAGCAGAAACCTCTGCTTCACATATGCTGAAGTTGTCACTGATCAGTTTGGTGATCGGTGCCTCTCCAAGGCAGCAGATTCTACCTGACGCTTGGATTGAAACTCCTGGGGCCTATGTGCATCAGTCTTCTAGAAACAGGAGACAAACTTGCTTCTGTATGCTTCTGTTTCCACTACTGCACAAATTTGGCAGGAGGTACGAGCTGCTGTTGCCGCAAAGAGAAGATAACATATCATAACTGATGTaaaggatttttcctttctcaaggTTCAGAACTTTTCCCCAAATTTTCACCTGCTTAGAACCTGCTCTTTCTAAATACAATATTACAATCCAGAAAGGCAACCGGACAAAGTATTGTGAAACGGAGTGCAGGATTAGTGTTGTTTCTGGTAGAAGTGAGATGTCAACAAGAAAGTTCTGGGAGCATCCGTGCGAGAGAATTAgggagaaaatatattttgttgattttgtcAGAAATTTTGTGGTAGTGTCTTTCTATGGACGTATTTATCACTAacatctctctttcttctctagGTGATTGTTCTGAACGGTTGTggctctttgttttctgcattagCTACAGTCCTTTGTGATCCAGGGGGTAAGTGGATTGCTGGAAGATATTTtatgtgtttgggtttttttgttactgttgcCTGGAAATAATGTGTTACTGagtttaaatactgttttatggAGGTGAAATAGTGGGGAATTAGCATTGGTCTACTGCAAGGTAGGCTGTGCTTATGCTTGCCTGGGATACTGAGGATGGATGTACAGTGTCCCAGTTCTTGcagaagattaaaatatttccaaagtgTATAACTGTAAAAAAGCTTTTGTGCTCAACTGAAGTCCATTAGAAAGACACCAATCTGTTGCAAACAAGTTCTGTTGTCTTGGTTTCAGAGGCTGTTCTGATTGCTACTCCTTTTTATGGTGGTATCACCCAGAGCATCTTCCTGTATGGCAACGTCAAGCTGGTGTATGCCTATTTAGACAGCAAGGTAAGAGTTGAGGAAAGGGAATACTGACCTCCATAGTTAAAAAAACAATTGCCACAGGAAAGTGCCAAGCTTTGGGTACCTCAGAACAAGGCTAGGCAGCAGCCTGTGGTTTCACTTATGGTTGGGAAACTCAGCACATCATTTTCAAGGAACTTGTTCAAGGCCATAAATCTAGATTCCAGCCTTGTCCTTTTCTTGGGTCTTATTCCCTATAAATATGTAATAATGGGTCCTGGTGGGGAAAAATGGCCATTTTGGAGACAGGCATATGTATTGTCCTATTGGAGATGGTTTGTCCCAGAGGTGTAAGAACACATGGCATATCTGACATTGCTTTAGTCACTAAGGATAACCAGAGAATTCTCTACATGTGGCCAGTCTATGATGAAaatttctttgatttcatttatttattctctctGTAGTATAATAGGATAAGAGGATGGATGCTTGTCATTATTGTTGGGTTTCTATATTGTTTTTGTGGGGAATGAGGCAGACTGTTGAAATAACTtggccttttttattttatctttgtgGTGTATTTCAGATTACTGGAACAAGCACTCGGCCTTTCCAGCTTACTgtggaaaaactggaaaaggcCTTGCAGGATGCCCGGGCAGAGGTGAGTATAGACGAGCTTTGCATTACTGGTTAAGTCTACAGTATGTTTGAGATGGCTGGTCCCAGAAGTGGCCTGAAgagtaaaacattttcaaaacctAGCACTTGGCTTTCTAATGGTCCTTACAGATGGCCTGAGGTCAGGCTGCTTGCAAAACCTGCTTGCGCTTGTGGTAGGCAATTCAGCTGCACTTCCAGGAAGAATCCCACTATGTCATGTGTACCTGGGCATGCACTAAAATGTAGGGTCTTCCCAGGCAGGGTTTCTCCTTCAGGAGTGCCAGCTGGGTTACCCAAAATGGACTACTCTACTCTGTAGTGCAGATGCATCCGCTAAGAACAGCATGAATTGCAGGAGGGAGTGAGGGGCAAATCTAGAAGGTAAATACAGTTGTGTACTACCTGTCTGAATATTTAGTCTGTAAGTTTTGCGATTGTCCTAAACCCAGTGTATATTTAGCTGCATCTTTAGATCATTAGCAGCTCTGACATCTCCAGCCACTTGTGCTCTAAATATGAGCAATTCACATCTATGTACCTCAAATTCCTGTTTTTCGTGCCCTATTAATGGGCAATCTTCAGTAAGCTGTTACTTAACAATGCTGATACAGATCAGAGAGAGTTCTCTTTTATGCTGAGAATGTGTGAAGACATCTTTCTTCTAAATGGGCAGCAGTTGTGGCAGACTCACCTTTTTCAAACTCATAGATTCATTCTATAATATTTTCCTCAGTTCACTTTGCAAGTGCCATCATTATAAAATTATTACTTGTGGCTACAAGTTTTCTCATACAAATCTAACTTTTGAGGTGAAATGTCATGGTAGAGGCTGAAGGGGATTCTTGTGTCACTCTCACTGCTCCTTGGGGAGACTGAAAGTTTATCCCATCGTGAATGCTCTCTTACTATTATGTTGTTTGTGTTCTGCAGGGTGTAACTGTAAGGGCCTTAATTCTTCTGAATCCCCAGAATCCCCTTGGGGACATCTACTCCTTGTCAGAGCTACGAGATTACCTGGAATTTGCCAAAAGGTATGTCAGTTTGGAAGGTTGAGGTATCCAGAGGCAGATACGGCTTTCAGGGCCTGGTGGTCTACTTGCTGTGCCTTAATTTATCTGTGAATATCTTCTCAGTCATGCAAAAAACCTGTTCTCCTTACATAGAGGTGGACTAAAGAGAGGAGAGTAGGATGGTGGGGAGAAGGGAGTGTGGACAATCCAGTCGGCTGGAGGGGCAAGACAACTTGCATCAAGGAATATTAGCCGTTTTATTGACAGTCCTAGCAAACACTGTGGTGCTGTTTATTTGGTAGGAAGCTGACTTCCTTTCCTCACATTTTCTCTGTatatgcagagaaaaagaaatatggcTACCCATCTTCACCACTGGATGCTCACTGGAATTTGGTCAATTTCGAGTGGACGATACAACTTACTTTAGAGGAGTAGTACATATAGAAGTTAATTTTCGCAAGTGCTTTGGAAATGATTGAAATTTTATCTCATTAAATGGTTGCAGTGGGTGACAATTATCTGGATAAATCTCCAATCAGTTCAATGTACATATAATAGGCCTTTCGAGTTGTGAAAAAATACTCTGTGCTGTAGAATTTGATGTGTAAAGGTAgcctttctctttgcttctcagCCAGAGAAGCATTCTTTTCTAATTTCCATTTTGTCCTTTTGCAGACACGAATTGCATGTGATAGTAGATGAGATCTACATGCTGTCAGTTTTTGATGAATCAGCCACGTTTCACAGTGTCCTAGGCATGGACAGGTAAAATCAGCTCCTACTTCCCTGGCCATCTTCCAGTGACAATTCAACATGATGCCTTGCTGAGAACTTGTGACTGGAAGTTAAGTCATGAGATAGCAAATTCTAAATCTGCCttatattgtgttttttttttaatgttttattttcataatttctgaatggcaaatgcattttttcaagTGCAGGGAAAATTCTAGCAAGAAAATATGGgttaattttctgttctgatgcaatttttttttagcgTGTGCTTTCGTATTTGCTCGTGACTGTCCCAAAAAATTGGAAATGAGTGTTTAATTCCTTGCAAGTGAGGCTTTTC is from Numida meleagris isolate 19003 breed g44 Domestic line chromosome 6, NumMel1.0, whole genome shotgun sequence and encodes:
- the ACCS gene encoding 1-aminocyclopropane-1-carboxylate synthase-like protein 1 isoform X2, coding for MRGGFSEPSMANSSRMQNAVPRPGFSALHRLRKKRKGQRVKDPLDDLLLKTLTSQRAMEERFLQMEERRFQRDLDVEERRMQLEQRRFELEREHEFRMFNVFAQMLSILKQSHGSATPSLAMPPGLDFSQMLSELMGRAGGGNLRGPRARGPARSWGDMCSFCPLGGFQRSPYLSARGNVANIFRGSDEEGYKAYHADKYDEDTNPNGIINFGTSENKLCFDLMSKRLTQTDMNLMEPLLLQYPDWKGHMFLREEVARFLTYYCKAPAPLKAENVIVLNGCGSLFSALATVLCDPGEAVLIATPFYGGITQSIFLYGNVKLVYAYLDSKITGTSTRPFQLTVEKLEKALQDARAEGVTVRALILLNPQNPLGDIYSLSELRDYLEFAKRHELHVIVDEIYMLSVFDESATFHSVLGMDRLPDPQRTHVMWGISKDFAVSGIRFGTLYTENQDVANAVASLCYFHGVCGPVQHKVAQLLRDREWINQVYLRANHARLKAAHTYVTDELKTLGVPFLNRNAGFFVWIDFRKYLRTGTFEEEMLLWRRFLDNKVLLSCGKAFECSEPGWFRIIFADKTHRLQLGMQRIRKVLEEREQEILSEEKEQPCQSDQDGKADSTDEVIFVSHHQESSCAGSSNLGDLIGLLQQQMRSSDWLQKNTAEQLA
- the ACCS gene encoding 1-aminocyclopropane-1-carboxylate synthase-like protein 1 isoform X1; translated protein: MRGGFSEPSMANSSRMQNAVPRPGFSALHRLRKKRKGQRVKDPLDDLLLKTLTSQRAMEERFLQMEERRFQRDLDVEERRMQLEQRRFELEREHEFRMFNVFAQMLSILKQSHGSATPSLAMPPGLDFSQMLSELMGRAGGGNLRGPRARGPARSWGDMCSFCPLGGFQRSPYLSARGNVANIFRGSDEEGYKAYHADKYDEDTNPNGIINFGTSENKLCFDLMSKRLKEQLTQTDMNLMEPLLLQYPDWKGHMFLREEVARFLTYYCKAPAPLKAENVIVLNGCGSLFSALATVLCDPGEAVLIATPFYGGITQSIFLYGNVKLVYAYLDSKITGTSTRPFQLTVEKLEKALQDARAEGVTVRALILLNPQNPLGDIYSLSELRDYLEFAKRHELHVIVDEIYMLSVFDESATFHSVLGMDRLPDPQRTHVMWGISKDFAVSGIRFGTLYTENQDVANAVASLCYFHGVCGPVQHKVAQLLRDREWINQVYLRANHARLKAAHTYVTDELKTLGVPFLNRNAGFFVWIDFRKYLRTGTFEEEMLLWRRFLDNKVLLSCGKAFECSEPGWFRIIFADKTHRLQLGMQRIRKVLEEREQEILSEEKEQPCQSDQDGKADSTDEVIFVSHHQESSCAGSSNLGDLIGLLQQQMRSSDWLQKNTAEQLA
- the ACCS gene encoding 1-aminocyclopropane-1-carboxylate synthase-like protein 1 isoform X3; the protein is MANSSRMQNAVPRPGFSALHRLRKKRKGQRVKDPLDDLLLKTLTSQRAMEERFLQMEERRFQRDLDVEERRMQLEQRRFELEREHEFRMFNVFAQMLSILKQSHGSATPSLAMPPGLDFSQMLSELMGRAGGGNLRGPRARGPARSWGDMCSFCPLGGFQRSPYLSARGNVANIFRGSDEEGYKAYHADKYDEDTNPNGIINFGTSENKLCFDLMSKRLKEQLTQTDMNLMEPLLLQYPDWKGHMFLREEVARFLTYYCKAPAPLKAENVIVLNGCGSLFSALATVLCDPGEAVLIATPFYGGITQSIFLYGNVKLVYAYLDSKITGTSTRPFQLTVEKLEKALQDARAEGVTVRALILLNPQNPLGDIYSLSELRDYLEFAKRHELHVIVDEIYMLSVFDESATFHSVLGMDRLPDPQRTHVMWGISKDFAVSGIRFGTLYTENQDVANAVASLCYFHGVCGPVQHKVAQLLRDREWINQVYLRANHARLKAAHTYVTDELKTLGVPFLNRNAGFFVWIDFRKYLRTGTFEEEMLLWRRFLDNKVLLSCGKAFECSEPGWFRIIFADKTHRLQLGMQRIRKVLEEREQEILSEEKEQPCQSDQDGKADSTDEVIFVSHHQESSCAGSSNLGDLIGLLQQQMRSSDWLQKNTAEQLA